One genomic region from Curtobacterium sp. 9128 encodes:
- a CDS encoding DUF3107 domain-containing protein, whose protein sequence is MDIKIGIINSPREIAFETKQTAEEIEKAVADALSSDATHLTLQDDKGRKFIVPAVALAYVEFGAEEARRIGFVA, encoded by the coding sequence GTGGACATCAAGATCGGCATCATCAACAGCCCGCGCGAGATCGCCTTCGAGACGAAGCAGACCGCTGAGGAGATCGAGAAGGCCGTCGCGGACGCGCTGTCCTCCGACGCGACGCACCTGACGCTGCAGGACGACAAGGGCCGCAAGTTCATCGTCCCCGCGGTCGCCCTCGCCTACGTCGAGTTCGGTGCCGAAGAGGCCCGACGCATCGGCTTCGTCGCCTGA
- a CDS encoding DEAD/DEAH box helicase has product MTFSDLNIDQDIVDALAGKGIIEPFPIQEQTIPLGLTGQDIIGQAKTGTGKTLGFGLPLIQRLGADPAHGVKALVVVPTRELAVQVTEDLELASSNRPTTIVSIYGGKAYEGQVEQLKAGAQIVVGTPGRLIDLHRQRLLDLSHVQEVVLDEADRMLDLGFLSDIERIFQAVPDVRHTMLFSATMPAPIVALARRFMTRPVHIRATDPDEGLMQANIKHVIYRAHSLDKDEVIARILQANGRGKTVIFTRTKRAAAKLVEELKDRGFNAAAVHGDLNQEQRERAMAAFKAGKRDVLIATDVAARGIDVDDVTHVINHTIPDDPDTYLHRAGRTGRAGKTGIAVTFVDWDDLHKWTLIDKALEFGIPEPVETYSSSPHLFEDLDIPQGTKGRLPGSSSHAATAGTAEHTGSRPPRRSGDSSDSSESRPRRRTRTGGSDRPAASAAESAPAAESTGPDAAEGDGSAPKRRRRRRRRGAGTGGEATASAPQPASDGE; this is encoded by the coding sequence TTGACTTTCTCAGACCTCAACATCGACCAGGACATCGTCGATGCGCTGGCCGGCAAGGGCATCATCGAGCCCTTCCCGATCCAGGAACAGACCATCCCCCTCGGCCTCACCGGCCAGGACATCATCGGCCAGGCGAAGACGGGTACCGGCAAGACCCTCGGCTTCGGCCTGCCGCTCATCCAGCGCCTCGGCGCAGACCCAGCGCACGGCGTCAAGGCGCTCGTCGTCGTCCCGACCCGCGAACTCGCGGTGCAGGTGACCGAGGACCTCGAACTCGCGTCGTCGAACCGCCCGACCACGATCGTCTCGATCTACGGCGGCAAGGCGTACGAGGGCCAGGTCGAGCAGCTCAAGGCCGGCGCGCAGATCGTGGTGGGCACCCCGGGGCGCCTCATCGACCTGCACCGACAGCGCCTGCTCGACCTCTCCCACGTGCAGGAGGTCGTGCTCGACGAAGCCGACCGCATGCTCGACCTCGGGTTCCTCTCGGACATCGAGCGGATCTTCCAGGCCGTGCCCGACGTGCGCCACACGATGCTGTTCTCGGCCACGATGCCGGCGCCGATCGTCGCGCTCGCCCGCCGGTTCATGACGCGTCCGGTGCACATCCGCGCGACGGACCCGGACGAGGGCCTCATGCAGGCCAACATCAAGCACGTCATCTACCGCGCGCACTCGCTCGACAAGGACGAGGTCATCGCCCGCATCCTGCAGGCGAACGGCCGCGGCAAGACCGTCATCTTCACCCGCACCAAGCGTGCGGCGGCGAAGCTGGTCGAGGAACTGAAGGACCGCGGGTTCAACGCCGCAGCGGTGCACGGCGACCTCAACCAGGAGCAGCGCGAGCGTGCGATGGCCGCCTTCAAGGCCGGCAAGCGCGACGTGCTCATCGCCACCGACGTCGCGGCCCGCGGCATCGACGTCGACGACGTCACGCACGTGATCAACCACACGATCCCGGACGACCCGGACACGTACCTGCACCGCGCCGGCCGCACCGGCCGCGCGGGCAAGACCGGCATCGCGGTCACGTTCGTCGACTGGGACGACCTGCACAAGTGGACGCTCATCGACAAGGCCCTCGAGTTCGGCATCCCCGAGCCCGTCGAGACCTACTCGTCGTCGCCGCACCTGTTCGAGGACCTCGACATCCCGCAGGGCACGAAGGGCCGGCTCCCCGGCTCATCGTCCCACGCCGCAACGGCGGGCACCGCGGAGCACACCGGGTCACGGCCGCCGCGTCGTTCCGGTGACTCCTCCGACTCGAGCGAGTCGCGTCCGCGTCGCCGCACCCGGACAGGAGGCTCGGATCGCCCGGCAGCGTCGGCTGCGGAGTCCGCCCCCGCGGCCGAGAGCACGGGTCCGGACGCCGCCGAGGGCGACGGTTCGGCGCCGAAGCGCCGTCGGCGTCGCCGTCGTCGCGGGGCCGGCACGGGTGGCGAGGCGACCGCCTCGGCACCGCAGCCGGCGTCGGACGGCGAGTAG
- a CDS encoding aminopeptidase P family protein, which translates to MADTTPRATSNRSTTPGSSTFKDFIGSHWAERDRPVPAAREQAAFAAARRARISELHPGRTIVVPAGTAKVRSNDCDYPFRPHSAFAHLTGWGTDTVVGSVLVMTPNGSGHDATLYFRSTAGRDSEEFYANPEIGEFWVGPRPSLDEVAADLGIATADLGEFSGVQDSLDASVLVVRDADTEFTRSLDERLGSAVGGAAATDDVAATDDVLARDLSELRLVKDPYEVNELRKAVDATQRGFADVIADFDAVLAHPRGERIVEGTFNRRARADGNTVGYDTIAASGHHACILHWTRNDGAVQPGDLILIDAGVEVDSFYTADITRTLPVSGTFTAVQRLVYEAVLEAADAAFAIVKPGITFRQVHATAMEVIARKTAEWGFLPVSAEESLQPDNQFHRRYMVHGTSHHLGLDVHDCAKARREMYIDGIIEPGMVFTIEPGLYFQQDDLTVPEEFRGIGVRIEDDILVTADGAENLSIGIPRTPSEVEGWIARTGR; encoded by the coding sequence ATGGCCGACACGACTCCCCGCGCAACGAGCAACCGCTCCACCACCCCCGGCTCCTCGACCTTCAAGGACTTCATCGGGTCCCATTGGGCCGAGCGCGACCGCCCCGTGCCCGCAGCACGTGAGCAGGCTGCATTCGCCGCCGCCCGTCGGGCCCGCATCTCCGAGCTCCACCCCGGTCGGACGATCGTGGTCCCCGCCGGCACCGCGAAGGTCCGCTCGAACGACTGCGACTACCCGTTCCGCCCGCACTCTGCGTTCGCACACCTGACCGGCTGGGGCACCGACACCGTCGTCGGCTCCGTGCTCGTGATGACGCCGAACGGCTCCGGGCACGACGCCACGCTCTACTTCCGCTCGACCGCTGGACGCGACTCCGAGGAGTTCTACGCGAACCCGGAGATCGGCGAGTTCTGGGTCGGTCCGCGCCCCTCGCTGGACGAGGTCGCCGCCGACCTGGGCATCGCCACCGCCGACCTCGGCGAGTTCTCCGGGGTGCAGGACTCCCTCGACGCCTCGGTGCTCGTCGTCCGTGACGCCGACACCGAGTTCACGCGCTCCCTCGACGAGCGCCTCGGCTCCGCGGTCGGTGGCGCTGCCGCGACCGACGACGTCGCGGCGACGGACGATGTGCTCGCCCGGGACCTCTCCGAGCTCCGCCTCGTCAAGGACCCGTACGAGGTCAACGAGCTCCGCAAGGCCGTCGACGCCACCCAGCGCGGGTTCGCCGACGTGATCGCCGACTTCGACGCGGTCCTCGCGCACCCCAGGGGCGAGCGCATCGTCGAGGGCACGTTCAACCGACGCGCCCGCGCCGACGGCAACACGGTCGGGTACGACACCATCGCGGCGTCCGGCCACCACGCCTGCATCCTGCACTGGACCCGCAACGACGGTGCCGTGCAGCCCGGTGACCTCATCCTCATCGACGCCGGCGTCGAGGTGGACTCGTTCTACACCGCGGACATCACGCGCACGCTGCCGGTCAGCGGTACGTTCACGGCCGTGCAGCGTCTGGTCTACGAAGCCGTGCTCGAGGCGGCTGACGCTGCGTTCGCCATCGTGAAGCCCGGCATCACGTTCCGTCAGGTGCACGCGACGGCGATGGAGGTCATCGCGCGCAAGACCGCCGAGTGGGGCTTCCTGCCCGTCTCGGCCGAGGAATCGCTGCAGCCGGACAACCAGTTCCACCGCCGGTACATGGTGCACGGCACCAGCCACCACCTGGGGCTCGACGTGCACGACTGTGCGAAGGCCCGTCGCGAGATGTACATCGACGGCATCATCGAGCCCGGCATGGTCTTCACGATCGAGCCCGGCCTGTACTTCCAGCAGGACGACCTGACGGTGCCGGAGGAGTTCCGCGGCATCGGTGTCCGCATCGAGGACGACATCCTCGTGACCGCCGACGGCGCCGAGAACCTGTCGATCGGCATCCCCAGGACCCCCTCGGAAGTGGAGGGGTGGATCGCCCGCACCGGGCGCTAG
- a CDS encoding UrvD/REP family ATP-dependent DNA helicase, whose product MPQTTLTPAPAPEQVSRALVADPAQAAVLALPDDVHAAVIGAPGTGKTSTLARLVAARLRRPDAISADGHATVLALTSSRTAATALRDHLAVTVERVTPGALARTVNSLAFQIVAHAAAVQGQPAPTLLTGGEQDRILGDLLAGHETDGTGPAWPEPITAVVRERAGFRTALRDVMMRAVAAGVEPDDMRELGDDHGRPEWRAVGDLVDEYRAAVTAFRATSLDAAELVAFATAAVLRGELPPAVAALRLLVVDDTQELVEGEIALLGALARSGVQVVAFGDPDIAASAFRGAEPDVLGRLAPRLGVDRVQEIVLGTVHRHPAPIRALVSAITGRVGAAAAGRQRTAVAADTDARADSVLHLEAGSRSALVVAIARRLREHHLLDGVPWHRMVVVTRSGAAIPELVRALSVAEVPATAGAAPTRPRDDTAARSLLDAAGVSLGVLSLDATLATAFATGPLGGLDTLAMRRLRLALRREELAGGGSRTADELLVDALGAPERLATVDAAFARRATRLARSLVQARADADAGASIEEILWGLWERSGLAGIWGGQSLAGGVGAAEADRHLDAVVGLFTAAKRFVERTPDAPARVFVDDVLGADLAEDSIGPDRTAGRVRVLTPSATIGLETDVVVVLGLQDGVWPNTRVRGSLLDPDGLVRSAAGIDHAAVDDRAAVIGDELRLFARAVSRATTQVVIGTIANDDEAPSPFVRLVPVPPDRQPTVHPLSLRGLAGSLRRRVVSTGDHEAASALARLAAEDVPGASPDDWYGTAEVTTDDPLVDLDADPQPDPVSGEPTPPTVGVSPSRIGTFEECPVHWFVQTFGGGAPSPAMGIGTIVHEAMEHATEIDVESLWQRVDARWGELTFESPWIADRERARTRRMIEGLSDYLRTFASAGRQLLGAETSFALVTGPARVRGSIDRIEIDPDGTVSVVDLKTGRSMPSEKNDMPEHPQLGAYQLAVEDGAVDGVPAGSPMADARLVFVQNPKGGHAYSERTQHAFDADDRAAYRERLHAVARGMAGRTFVANVDDHCEKARTGVECRIHVVGEVTW is encoded by the coding sequence GTGCCGCAGACCACGCTGACACCAGCACCCGCTCCCGAGCAGGTGTCGCGCGCGCTCGTGGCGGACCCGGCACAGGCGGCGGTCCTCGCCCTGCCGGACGACGTGCACGCCGCGGTGATCGGCGCACCTGGTACCGGCAAGACCTCGACGCTCGCGCGGCTCGTCGCAGCTCGGCTGCGGCGTCCGGACGCGATCAGCGCCGATGGTCACGCCACCGTGCTCGCCCTGACGTCCTCGCGCACCGCGGCGACCGCGCTCCGCGACCACCTCGCCGTCACCGTCGAACGCGTCACCCCCGGCGCCCTCGCACGGACCGTGAACTCCCTCGCCTTCCAGATCGTCGCGCACGCCGCAGCCGTCCAAGGGCAGCCGGCGCCGACGCTGCTGACCGGCGGGGAGCAGGACCGCATCCTCGGCGACCTCCTCGCCGGGCACGAGACCGACGGCACCGGGCCGGCGTGGCCGGAGCCCATCACGGCGGTCGTCCGGGAGCGCGCGGGGTTCCGCACGGCGCTCCGTGACGTGATGATGCGCGCCGTCGCCGCCGGTGTCGAACCCGACGACATGCGCGAGCTCGGTGACGACCACGGCCGTCCCGAGTGGCGTGCGGTGGGCGACCTGGTCGACGAGTACCGCGCGGCGGTCACCGCGTTCCGTGCGACGAGTCTCGACGCGGCCGAACTCGTCGCGTTCGCCACCGCGGCGGTGCTCCGCGGGGAGCTCCCACCTGCCGTCGCGGCGCTCCGGCTCCTGGTGGTCGACGACACCCAGGAACTCGTCGAGGGCGAGATCGCCCTGCTCGGGGCTCTGGCGCGCTCCGGTGTGCAGGTCGTCGCGTTCGGCGATCCCGACATCGCGGCATCGGCGTTCCGCGGCGCCGAGCCCGACGTCCTCGGCCGGCTCGCGCCACGGCTCGGCGTCGACCGCGTCCAGGAGATCGTCCTCGGCACGGTGCACCGCCACCCCGCGCCGATCCGTGCGCTCGTCTCTGCCATCACCGGGCGTGTCGGTGCCGCCGCCGCGGGGCGTCAGCGCACGGCCGTCGCCGCCGACACGGACGCTCGCGCCGACTCCGTGCTGCACCTCGAAGCCGGCAGTCGATCGGCGCTCGTCGTCGCGATCGCCAGGCGGTTGCGTGAACACCACCTGCTCGACGGCGTCCCGTGGCACCGCATGGTCGTGGTCACCCGGAGCGGCGCGGCGATCCCCGAGCTCGTCCGCGCCCTCTCCGTCGCGGAGGTCCCGGCGACCGCCGGCGCTGCCCCGACGCGCCCGCGGGACGACACCGCCGCGCGGTCCCTCCTCGACGCCGCCGGTGTGTCGCTCGGTGTGCTGTCCCTCGACGCCACCCTCGCCACCGCGTTCGCGACCGGGCCGCTCGGTGGGCTCGACACGCTCGCGATGCGTCGGCTCCGGCTCGCGCTGCGCCGTGAAGAGCTCGCTGGTGGCGGCTCCCGGACCGCCGACGAGCTGCTCGTGGACGCGCTGGGGGCTCCTGAGCGCCTCGCAACCGTGGACGCCGCCTTCGCCCGACGCGCGACCCGACTCGCGCGCAGCCTCGTGCAGGCCAGAGCGGACGCCGACGCCGGTGCCAGCATCGAGGAGATCCTCTGGGGGCTCTGGGAGCGCAGCGGTCTCGCCGGGATCTGGGGCGGGCAGTCCCTCGCAGGCGGCGTCGGAGCGGCCGAGGCGGACCGGCACCTGGACGCCGTGGTCGGCCTGTTCACGGCCGCCAAGCGGTTCGTCGAGCGGACGCCGGACGCACCCGCCCGGGTGTTCGTCGACGACGTGCTCGGCGCCGACCTGGCCGAGGACAGCATCGGCCCGGACCGCACGGCCGGCCGGGTGCGCGTGCTGACACCGTCGGCGACGATCGGCCTCGAGACCGACGTCGTCGTGGTCCTCGGACTGCAGGACGGCGTGTGGCCGAACACCCGGGTGCGCGGCAGCCTGCTCGACCCGGACGGCCTGGTCCGCTCCGCCGCCGGGATCGACCACGCCGCCGTCGACGACCGTGCGGCGGTGATCGGGGACGAGCTCCGGCTGTTCGCGCGGGCGGTGTCCCGCGCGACCACCCAGGTCGTCATCGGGACGATCGCCAACGACGACGAAGCGCCGTCGCCGTTCGTGCGGCTCGTCCCCGTGCCGCCCGATCGGCAACCCACCGTGCACCCGCTGTCCCTCCGCGGCCTCGCCGGGTCGCTCCGGCGCCGGGTCGTCTCCACCGGCGACCACGAAGCAGCCTCCGCGTTGGCGCGCCTGGCGGCGGAAGACGTCCCCGGCGCGTCACCGGACGACTGGTACGGCACGGCGGAGGTCACCACCGACGACCCGCTCGTCGACCTCGACGCCGACCCGCAACCGGACCCCGTCAGCGGCGAACCCACCCCGCCGACCGTCGGCGTGTCACCGTCCAGGATCGGCACCTTCGAGGAGTGCCCCGTGCACTGGTTCGTGCAGACGTTCGGCGGCGGTGCACCGAGCCCGGCGATGGGCATCGGCACCATCGTCCACGAAGCGATGGAGCACGCCACGGAGATCGACGTGGAGTCCCTCTGGCAGCGGGTGGACGCTCGCTGGGGTGAGCTCACGTTCGAGTCGCCGTGGATCGCCGACCGCGAGCGTGCCAGGACCCGCCGCATGATCGAGGGGCTGAGCGACTACCTGCGCACCTTCGCGTCCGCCGGTCGACAGCTGCTGGGTGCGGAGACCTCGTTCGCGCTCGTCACCGGGCCGGCTCGGGTCCGCGGCAGCATCGACCGGATCGAGATCGACCCGGACGGCACCGTGAGCGTCGTCGACCTGAAGACCGGGCGGAGCATGCCGAGCGAGAAGAACGACATGCCGGAGCACCCGCAGCTCGGGGCGTACCAGCTCGCGGTGGAGGACGGCGCGGTCGACGGCGTGCCCGCCGGGTCGCCGATGGCCGATGCCCGACTCGTCTTCGTGCAGAACCCGAAGGGCGGGCACGCCTACTCGGAGCGCACGCAGCACGCCTTCGACGCCGATGACCGTGCCGCGTACCGGGAACGCCTGCACGCGGTGGCCCGCGGCATGGCCGGCCGGACCTTCGTCGCGAACGTGGACGACCACTGCGAGAAGGCGCGCACCGGTGTCGAGTGCCGGATCCACGTGGTGGGAGAGGTGACCTGGTGA
- a CDS encoding PHP domain-containing protein yields the protein MPDPFIDLHAHSSVSDGTEPPADLVRAAAAAGLDAVALTDHDTTAGWADAADAARELPLTLVPGLELSTRVGYRSVHVLGYLVDPDDAALSAETERIRDGRLSRAHRMVDRIGEDHPITWRDVLAQASPGATIGRPHIADALVARGLEPDRSAAFRGILHPASGYYEPHDAPTPLRGVELIRAAGGVPVIAHPAATSRGIVIDEAGLRELVDAGLGGLEVDHRENLAHGKRTLLEWADRYGLFVTGSSDYHGTGKPNRLGEHRTSRRAFDEIVSQATGSAPVVGPGSRLP from the coding sequence GTGCCCGACCCGTTCATCGACCTGCACGCGCACTCGAGTGTCTCCGACGGCACCGAGCCGCCCGCCGACCTCGTCCGGGCAGCGGCGGCCGCCGGACTGGACGCCGTCGCGCTGACCGACCACGACACCACCGCCGGGTGGGCCGACGCCGCTGACGCCGCACGGGAGCTCCCGCTGACGCTGGTCCCGGGCCTCGAGCTGAGCACGCGCGTCGGCTACCGGAGCGTGCACGTCCTCGGCTACCTCGTCGACCCCGACGACGCAGCGCTGTCGGCCGAGACCGAGCGCATCCGTGACGGCCGGTTGTCCCGAGCGCACCGCATGGTCGACCGCATCGGCGAGGACCACCCGATCACCTGGCGGGACGTCCTCGCACAGGCGAGCCCCGGCGCGACGATCGGCCGGCCGCACATCGCTGACGCCCTCGTCGCGCGCGGGCTCGAACCCGATCGCAGCGCGGCGTTCCGCGGGATCCTGCACCCGGCCTCCGGGTACTACGAACCGCACGACGCCCCGACACCGCTCCGTGGCGTCGAACTCATCCGTGCCGCCGGTGGCGTCCCCGTGATCGCGCACCCGGCAGCGACCTCGCGCGGGATCGTCATCGACGAGGCGGGCCTCCGCGAGCTCGTCGACGCGGGGCTCGGCGGGCTCGAGGTCGACCACCGCGAGAACCTCGCCCACGGCAAGCGCACCCTGCTCGAGTGGGCGGACCGCTACGGCCTGTTCGTCACCGGCTCGAGCGACTACCACGGCACCGGGAAGCCGAACCGTCTCGGCGAGCACCGCACGTCACGCCGCGCCTTCGACGAGATCGTCTCGCAGGCGACGGGTTCGGCCCCGGTGGTCGGCCCGGGTTCGCGCCTGCCCTGA
- a CDS encoding ferritin-like fold-containing protein, whose amino-acid sequence MVSWWNRKRAAQLAAQWLASRNPKNAAQTERLQLDDVSPELPVYLGQAAYLQLSLYETMGRAGAGAPTLSGRLVTGVLATTALERHRSIVAEIERLGEDPAELMAPHRAAIDVFLERTSGADWYESMLTGYVTAGILNDLFANLLRSLPNDVRQRLGSVFDAREEPAVVEELSARIDEEPQVSSRLAMWGRRLVGDTLLVARSALASHAREDQSRLEPVWTELIAAHTRRMDALGLTA is encoded by the coding sequence GTGGTGTCGTGGTGGAACCGGAAGCGCGCGGCGCAGCTCGCAGCACAGTGGCTCGCGTCGCGGAACCCGAAGAACGCCGCCCAGACGGAGCGTCTGCAGCTCGACGACGTCAGCCCCGAACTCCCCGTGTACCTCGGGCAGGCGGCCTACCTCCAGCTCTCGCTGTACGAGACGATGGGCCGTGCAGGGGCCGGCGCTCCCACGCTGTCCGGTCGCCTGGTGACGGGTGTCCTGGCGACGACCGCGCTCGAACGGCACCGGTCGATCGTGGCCGAGATCGAGCGCCTCGGCGAGGACCCCGCCGAGCTGATGGCACCGCACCGCGCCGCGATCGACGTGTTCCTGGAGCGGACGAGCGGCGCCGACTGGTACGAGTCGATGCTCACCGGCTACGTCACCGCCGGCATCCTCAACGACCTGTTCGCGAACCTGCTGCGCTCGCTCCCGAACGACGTCCGGCAGCGGCTCGGCTCGGTGTTCGACGCGCGGGAAGAGCCCGCCGTGGTCGAGGAGCTCAGCGCGCGGATCGACGAGGAGCCGCAGGTGTCCTCGCGGCTGGCGATGTGGGGCCGACGGCTCGTGGGCGACACGCTCCTGGTCGCGCGGTCCGCGCTCGCATCGCACGCCAGGGAAGACCAGTCCCGGCTCGAGCCGGTGTGGACCGAGCTGATCGCGGCGCACACCAGGCGGATGGACGCGCTCGGCCTGACGGCCTGA
- a CDS encoding general stress protein, giving the protein MSTQSPFRGRTAQAFPTLPRGDVLGTFDSYPDAQAVVAKLAESEFPVNKLSIVGNDLKTVERVTGKMTYGRAALAGALSGLWLGFFFGIVLTLFSPTAGGLIFAAAIIGAAFGMLYGIVSFAITKRQRDFTSVHQVLATNYQIIVDPQLVGQAQRILGQFGATPHAAWNPGQPGSGAGAPFHGQSGQPGQPPRQEPWRPGPPTGSPYGGQSTPHSQSGQPGQSGWSGQPGSSGQSGSSGQPGSSGQAGSSGQAGQPFGQSGGPRHPGASAPGPGAQPRYGTNDGPRYGETPETAPQQPAAPTAAPAPRADEPPRYGERVPGATPPARADSAPEDPDAPAPSGSAPSADDDRS; this is encoded by the coding sequence GTGAGCACTCAGAGCCCCTTCCGCGGTCGTACGGCGCAGGCGTTCCCCACGCTGCCCCGCGGGGACGTCCTCGGCACCTTCGACAGCTACCCGGACGCACAGGCGGTGGTCGCGAAGCTCGCCGAGTCGGAGTTCCCGGTGAACAAGCTCTCGATCGTCGGCAACGACCTCAAGACCGTCGAGCGGGTCACCGGCAAGATGACCTACGGGCGCGCGGCGCTCGCGGGTGCCTTGTCCGGTCTGTGGCTCGGCTTCTTTTTCGGCATCGTGCTGACGCTGTTCTCGCCGACCGCGGGCGGCCTCATCTTCGCCGCCGCGATCATCGGCGCCGCGTTCGGCATGCTCTACGGCATCGTCTCGTTCGCCATCACGAAGCGGCAGCGGGACTTCACGAGCGTGCACCAGGTGCTCGCCACCAACTACCAGATCATCGTCGACCCGCAGCTCGTCGGGCAGGCGCAGCGCATCCTCGGGCAGTTCGGCGCGACGCCGCACGCCGCGTGGAACCCCGGGCAGCCGGGCAGCGGTGCCGGTGCGCCGTTCCACGGGCAGTCTGGGCAGCCCGGACAGCCTCCTCGCCAGGAGCCGTGGCGTCCCGGTCCGCCGACGGGATCGCCGTACGGTGGGCAGTCCACGCCGCACAGCCAGTCCGGTCAGCCGGGCCAGTCCGGTTGGTCGGGCCAGCCGGGTTCGTCGGGCCAGTCCGGTTCGTCGGGCCAGCCGGGTTCGTCGGGCCAGGCCGGTTCGTCGGGTCAGGCCGGGCAGCCGTTCGGTCAGTCTGGAGGCCCGCGGCACCCCGGTGCGTCGGCACCGGGCCCCGGAGCGCAGCCGCGCTACGGCACCAACGACGGTCCGCGGTACGGCGAGACCCCGGAGACGGCTCCGCAGCAGCCGGCCGCGCCGACCGCCGCTCCGGCACCTCGTGCGGATGAGCCGCCGCGGTACGGGGAGCGTGTCCCCGGTGCGACGCCGCCCGCGCGCGCCGACTCTGCTCCCGAGGATCCGGACGCTCCTGCACCGTCCGGCTCGGCTCCGTCGGCTGACGACGACCGGAGCTGA
- a CDS encoding GNAT family N-acetyltransferase, whose translation MTTPEASSQSITIDVEHFDSPDAQRLRAAQRIEIDSTYGGDTEPGDKPTAESIAVFFVARDGDGTPIGCGGLRLVADGVTEIKRMYVRRESRGTGAATGILRRLEEAALDLGSPALVLETGTEQKRAIRFYEREGFSRIANFGPYVGAPLSACYSKVL comes from the coding sequence GTGACGACACCCGAAGCTTCCTCGCAGAGCATCACGATCGACGTCGAGCACTTCGACTCGCCCGACGCCCAGCGGCTGCGCGCTGCCCAACGCATCGAGATCGACAGCACCTACGGCGGTGACACCGAACCAGGTGACAAGCCCACTGCCGAGTCGATCGCGGTGTTCTTCGTGGCGCGCGACGGGGACGGCACGCCGATCGGGTGCGGCGGGCTCCGGCTCGTCGCCGACGGGGTGACCGAGATCAAGCGCATGTACGTCCGTCGCGAGTCCCGCGGAACGGGGGCGGCGACGGGGATCCTCCGACGCCTCGAAGAGGCAGCGCTCGACCTCGGTTCCCCCGCGCTCGTACTCGAGACGGGCACGGAGCAGAAGCGTGCGATCCGGTTCTACGAGCGCGAGGGCTTCAGCCGCATCGCGAACTTCGGCCCGTACGTCGGCGCCCCGCTGTCGGCCTGCTACTCCAAGGTCCTGTAG